A region of the Styela clava chromosome 1, kaStyClav1.hap1.2, whole genome shotgun sequence genome:
TATTctgtaaacaaaataaatattaggtttttcattatttaaacATGTTCAACATTCTTGGATATTTCTGCAGGGCTTAATGTATTCAGTGATGTGGTTTCTCTCCAATGCAGTTTCCATGGTTACTTTATGTAACAAATCAGGCACTTTGAAGAATACTTTAATatctaatataatattaaagtattttttcttCTGTTTTAATTACTGTTATACTTATAAGTTTTGCTGCTCAATAAGCAGTGTTGGTTTATCGCGCTTTCCTCGCTCTGAAATGCCATTTTAACTGATTTTCTATATTCTGTTTGGGCAAATTGTATTTTCAGTAtggttaaaaaataaattactgatgactgataataataaaataactttaaaaattttgacaaaattcatCAATTTAAAAGGATACAATTTGATACTATTTGCAAAAACCTATTTCACGTTAACTGATAAGTTCAGAGCAATGTTGTAAATTAAACTTACTGTACAACTTGATGTTCACTTGGTTTGAATGCATATTCACTGCCATATATGAAAGGTAGACGAATGTAAAACAGCAAATACAGCAACAGAGGACCTGCATATTCACAGTAAAATACCTGGAGAAATAAGGTAAATTTACAATATAACATGAACGAAGAATGGGGAACGAGGGGGTGGGTATGGGGGCATGGGACTTGAATCAGAGATCAGAGATATGGACACTGCAATGCCAAAACAGTACAGTTTGTCGCCTCAAGCCATTGTGCTGcccatgaaaaaaatataaatgcaaGGTTAAAAAAGGATTAGTTATGTTGCTATGAATAATAAGTAAAATTCTGATTAGTCCTACACAGTCCTGTTGGTTTATAGTACACTAAAATCATACCATAAATAACATCctattttgtgatatatttaAACGGAAAATATTTCCCTATCCAAATTGGGCTAGGCAATATTTCTAGTGACATAACACTAATAATGAACCAGAATTTTCAAAGATGTTGATCTATAATTACACTCCATCTTGGATTCTTTAAGACTTTCTACCATGAGAAATGAATTCGTcttaattttgtttataaacCCATCATGCAAGCACCCTAATATCCAAATAAAAATCGACTCACAGTTGACCAGCCAACTTGTGGACCAAGATCCTTGAAGTATAATATACATTCGTTTGTTAAGTTTAAGTCTGCTAATGTATCATTGTCTTTCAGCGACTTTCCTCTTGGCTCAAGTCGAAAGGATTGACGTGATGTATAGAACTGAGgatctacaaaaaaaaaatattattttgaagcaCACCCTTTGGAAAAGATGAAAAATGAACTGGaaaaatactaatttttttCAAGGAAATGAGTCTGATTATGAATATTGTAAGACAAAAATTCTCAAACTTCCATGATCCTTGAATCCTTCCAATGACTTTAACACTTCGTCGCCCCCTGCTCTTCGAAAAAAGACTAGTTTTGTTTCTATTAGAGTACAATATGCTCGCAAAAATTCAGCATCCTTCATCAAATCAatgcacaaaaatattttgacaatgatCAAgacaaaatttgatataaatcgTAACGAGTATAGAAAGGCAATTACATAAAAATGGctaagaaaatgaaaataaatgaaaaatcttacattttttttgaaaaagttctTTTAAAACTGATATCCCCACTGTGTTTCCGACCTAAATGtaatataacaatttttaatGGGAAAGAATGTCAAATGAAAGCAGATAATGGTGGTAGCCAGAGATAGTGATATTGGGAATATTTTTTCTACAATCATTTTCTAAACTAGTCTCATTTTAGGATTACCTGATTGTTGGATAATATGAAGGCATGACGTATGAtgcattgaaattttgaaatgtcaTTCTTGTATGCGAGTGTGTACGAATAACTAATTTAAGTTGATAACTGTGAGAAAAGGGTCAAGCGTTCTAATAAGGCAACAAACAAGATGTCTcgatgaaattaaaataatacataatagattcaacaattcaaattaatatatattttaatggcGATGAATTGGAAAGTAAAAATCAGCATACCCTTTCTAGAGTGCACATCTTCTGCTTTGTCTTGGCATTGATGATCTCAACCTCAACAAGAGAAAAATGAGAATTCTTATTTGCCTGTTTATGACAACTAGACTTGGATAAAATCTCGTTCatttttttcactgatttttcTAACCCTTTCTTTTCTTGCTCCTCTGCGCAATCACCGCCTAACGATAAGAACTTTCTGACAACAGGGCAATCCATATTGTGGAGTCCCTTTTTCTTTcttatttataattactaattagGAAATAGAAAAAGTTGCTAATTACCAACACCTATACATGTTTGATATTATTGTCAGCCCAGCTAATATTATCTTGATGGTGATGAAAGGTCAAAACAAGGTGAtcataattattttgaaataatatttgtcAAATTCAAAAGCACTTCCTAACTAAAGAAACGCTGGAAAAATTCCATTATTTTAGATGATGAAATTTTACTCCATAATTAATTAACTCCTGAAGTATTCagaccaagatggcagacaccggtatgtagtatgtgtaccaccgtaccaggttagggttaggccataattttattccaattttctatattttagttcaattatgagttcggggactagcaaagtgactcccgtagtatttgtacttaaaattatggcccaaccctaacctggtacacatactacattccggtgtccgcccaCCATCTTTGGACACATACTTACAGGAGTACCATTAATTGTACCACGCCTAATATCTGGTACTTGTTTAGTTTTTGTGCATAGTGAGTATTGAGTCAATACTATTGACATAACAAAAATGGTTGATAAGTTTCAAAATAGCCGAAGGCAGAAATAAAGGTTCCAAAACAGGGTAGTTGAGACCACTGGGAAGTAATAATTGAAATAACTGAATAAGGAACATGATGTGTAAGTACAGTATGTAAGAAAAGTAAATACTCCTATCTATGTGTAATACAGATGAACTACATTTTGATAGTTTAGACTTATTCTTATCAACATATTGTCTATACTATATTATCATATAACTAGGGCTTGTAATTTAAGCCAAATCCCTTAGTTAGAATGTTAACCAGACAAAAATGACAAATTGCCCAGAAAAACATAGCTATTGTAAATTGCAAACATTTAACATTACTACTCAAAAAAATTTATAGATGCTTAAATTTTGTTATCATAATGCACTTTCAGAAATAGCTTTTAACAGAATTTTTGAATTGCTGTCATGCAATTATACATGGATCATGGTTGATATATTCTCATTTACTTTTAAATTCACTCTAAACTTTATCACAACAGACAGTATTCCTactttatacattttttttttttgcatttttttggtGTACTATTCACCAAGTGCATTGGCTATATATCTTTAATAGAGGACCATGCAAGCTAAATTGATgacaattcaatatttttataggTGTGCATGTACACTGGAAAATGGAATCATTACCTATCTAAGATCAGTTGATTGGGTATGTTGTAAACCATTTTGGGCCTACAAGTGAAACATTGTCATCTTTTGCCAAACTTTTCAAATGTAAAAACAAATGCTGAATTTCTAATGATACAAGTAAAAAAGTCATTGTTTCTATGATCGGAAGAAGTAAAAATGTGCTCAAGGCAGTGTTAGCATGTGATATTAATTAAACAAACAGTATACTACTATATAAGGGATAATAGTATTAGTCATTTGGGTACCCTTAATTTATTCAAACAAGTCATTTTTGCCTCTGATTAAAATAAGTATATTCTATTTGCTTAATACACTTGATAAAGTTTGATTTTCTATTTCCTATTTACAGCTGCCACTATAATCCATAATTTCaaataatgtaataatatttGCATTGAACCTACAATTGTATTTTCACATTGATCCTGAAAATTTGCCAACAGGATTTATATGGGCTCATAAGCTAACTAACAATGTTTCTTAAAATTgttcaacaaattaaaaaaaaatcgcagGTTTTGATTCAATGATCAAacttcaaaacaaattctgttcaCAACAATCAGAGTCTCATGTTTCATTACCCAATTTTGGTACAAAAATTGAGCAATATAAGATTTGTTGTAagcaaatattgaataaatgatAGATAGTATTGCGCTAAATACATTCTTTGCTGAGATAGTATAATGCACACAAACTAGTCATAGTTATTAATTAACCTTCTCAAACCTTAGGTAACGGGAATTATGCTATAGTATGcaatttatgataaaaaaaattgaatgccTAATTAGTATCTCAAATTGGGAGCATTTAAACTCAAATTAACTCTAAAAAATCTgattcaacaaaatatatttttgctttgTTGTAGGCCTACTAAATAATTATATGCTGATAAAGAAAtatattgcatatatatatataatacaaaatacCAGATTAAATATGGGAGAGAAAAAAGATTCTTAAATTAACTGATTCGAGTCAACTAATTGGGAAATAGTATAAAAGTATACACAGGAGATTATTCTATCACAtgacttttgatactgtgtaaaatcaaacaaaatatcattCAAATGTAAATTTATGGATTGTTTAGTAAACACatattgttattagactctaAAATAAGCTAAAAGTATAACAAGCACTTAGTATATCTTCCGCATAAATCTTTAAACATCTAATTTCCATCTTATTACAGTATCATTCATTCCGCTATAGAACTACAGAACTAATACATCCCTTTGACACTACTGCACTAAGAAGTGAATATGATAACAGTATTAATTTGTGAAAccctatatacatatataacattatatatatatataaatatagacatGATCATGATAATTAGTTCTATACTTGGATTCAACTTCCTAAACTGACACCAAATCTGTTAAGTAGATGGTGAAGGGCAGGCTAAGAGACATAGACTAGGTAATTAATAACACCTTCCAGCCTTTACTGTTAAAAAGTAGAATTTTAAATAGCAAGTATACCTTTAATCAGTATACATATATAACATAAACACCTAATATTACAACTCTGTactatatatctgtatattttaCAGTTTTAGCTTATTTAGGATTTGGACAGTACCGTACGGTAATAGCTGAATAGACTACCGGAATATGGTTATGCAAAtgctaatacagtaatattaagATATATGCAAAATGCTCACCTCCACCGTTGCCATAATTTCGCTGTTTTCGAAACTTCTGAGCTTTGATACAGGACAAACAGGAAAGGGCGATACCGGTACACAACCACAGGAGCAATGGCGACGACGGGGTGGAGAAATTCTAAATTCTGTGCAAACAAACCACGTGATTTGAAAATCAAACCGATAAAAGTAGCGCTACCCCGAGCTAGCACTTGGCCAATCAACAACAAAATCGCAATCATGATTGGGCACAGATAAGATTTACAGGTTACGGTTTTAGAGTTATACTGTGTTGGCGTTTAAAGAAAATTGGATTGAAAAAACGTAATGTCACCTTCAATTTAATGCCAATTATGGTGACCGTGCCTTTTACGAGTAACGATTGAGTTGGAATGTCGCGTAGATATAGCGGTTGTATCGGTTgtccaaaaatatttcaaacatttcctCTGACCGATTAACAAACGTACAATCTCTGTCTGAATACCTTATGATACTGAATTGTTCACCAAGAGATGTGCCATTCCCAATAAAACACTTGCTTTAGCAAGGTATTGTACAGTACTTACACTTTTCTCTCCCATTGGATGAACCTAAAAACCTATTCTATATGATATAGGGATAGCgatgaaatatttattctttttgGCGGTGCGATGGTAATCCATGACGACCCTGGAAGATTCCAGTAATTCAAACTTTATTATCACGTACACACAGTGGCTACTTGCCTACAGACAAGATAGCGTATACCAGTGGTTTCCATCCAGGGGGCCCGTGGCCAATGAGGTCACAGAGCAGTTGTGGGGGAGGGGGGGGCAAAACCATGCGCCAAATGGAGTACTAAAATCCTCTGGAAGGGGGCTGCGAGCCActaaaggttgaaaatcactgttGTAATTTGAATTGGTGAACAAATTCTTGGTAATTTCGTGTTTGAAATGGCGTATCTGAGAGATCTTccttaatttatttatatattcccACGTTATTTTCTTTGTCTTGTTTTAAtcgattattattattttggtcGCTCTGGCATAAGACAAAACAACAACGAACGGACAAACAAGATGCACGGATACCTGGAAGACGAGTATAACTTAGGACAACGTTAATGTTCATGGTGATTCGTGCATGTCAGTGGGAAAAGGTGGGATTCCAAATTCTAAAAGCGGTATCTTTTTTgcatcgaactcactaacaacagttTGCGTAGTTCCAGAAAATAAATTGTAGTACGTGTGAATAATTAAACTCCTTTGTGTTGCAAGTCTATATCTGAGCTTGTACAAAGCGAATAACGCACATCACAAGATAAAAAACCAAAATTGTTGTGTGCGCGACTACTAGAAATCCTATGTTAagtaaaggtgcggcccgcggtttcgtcaagttatttgtatttggccccgatgtattaaaggttgcacacccctgtcctaggttataaaattaaaaaatatatcaactaCGATTTTGTAAAATGTCATAATTCATTTTATTCGCAAGTTTAAGAATATTGTACACAAAATAGATTCCCACTATAAAGATTAAAAGGTCAAAATTAAATATCCAAGACGGAGAACGTATGACCCCAATAACAGTCTTCGTCCATATTTTCTTGTATGTGTGGTAGAAGCCTAATTAAATCAAGATTATCCAGATTAAGCTGGATTATTTAGAATTAATTACACAAAGAACAGTTGAAGTAAAGTGGTAGACCCCACAATGAAgtcttcaaaaaatttattggaGGAACATTGTATACCTGGGATAACTACCTGAAACTTAAAATACCAGTCCACGAGGCACAAACAGCCTG
Encoded here:
- the LOC120339053 gene encoding very-long-chain enoyl-CoA reductase-like isoform X1; translated protein: MDCPVVRKFLSLGGDCAEEQEKKGLEKSVKKMNEILSKSSCHKQANKNSHFSLVEVEIINAKTKQKMCTLERVGNTVGISVLKELFQKKYPQFYTSRQSFRLEPRGKSLKDNDTLADLNLTNECILYFKDLGPQVGWSTVFYCEYAGPLLLYLLFYIRLPFIYGSEYAFKPSEHQVVQIAALCHTIHYAKRLLETKFVHRFSHGTMPIANIFRNSVYYWGFAAWMSYFINHPLYTPPCYGDTQIYTGLAIFIFCELGNLSIHLAFKSLRPAGSTKRQIPKPTMNPFTLMFNLVSCPNYTYEAGSWIGFALMTQTVVGLLFAIVGFMQMAQWALGKHRNYRKEFPDYPRTRKAIVPFIL